One window from the genome of Leptospira johnsonii encodes:
- a CDS encoding DUF1554 domain-containing protein yields MNLNPKTFFRFIPIVSLFSLFSFCNQANPINLDGSSSAAGVLLNVVLPNIIGAETVPKGLPQLSSNIMYDAGNTSIDLTFSEQSAVDENFTMQIESYTTVSSPSFVGYNTFTLPANTGTHSIGFALNADDDNCLDRAGDKFSFRITKDSTGDTFVYDVNVKDGDYCIFESSSKTVAQLGGLGAMDNHCKNLASGKGLPRNPAYYKAMVGALSTTYGDRNPGETLSSTSFFRTNKRYVRKKGDGTWVKVFSIGGIWPPSSDFDNPLIDSGQYWTGMHSGWGRMDSNTCLNGSESWTDTSGSSSGNLGTSSVVTGDAAYMTLSSCDAPLALPFICVYSPD; encoded by the coding sequence ATGAATTTGAATCCAAAGACTTTTTTCAGATTTATCCCGATCGTATCGTTATTCTCCCTATTCTCTTTTTGCAATCAGGCAAACCCGATCAATTTGGACGGCAGCAGCAGTGCTGCCGGCGTTCTTTTGAATGTTGTTTTACCGAATATTATCGGAGCCGAGACAGTTCCCAAAGGTCTTCCACAACTTTCTTCTAATATTATGTATGATGCGGGAAATACTTCCATTGATCTTACATTTTCGGAACAAAGCGCCGTAGACGAGAATTTTACGATGCAGATCGAAAGTTATACTACAGTATCCTCGCCTAGTTTTGTGGGGTATAATACATTTACTCTTCCCGCAAATACAGGCACTCATTCTATCGGTTTTGCGTTAAATGCAGATGATGATAACTGCTTGGATCGTGCAGGAGACAAGTTTAGTTTCAGAATAACGAAAGATTCTACAGGAGATACTTTCGTATATGATGTAAACGTAAAGGATGGGGATTATTGTATTTTCGAATCTTCCTCTAAAACCGTAGCTCAATTAGGTGGGCTCGGTGCAATGGATAATCATTGTAAAAACTTGGCGAGCGGAAAAGGTCTACCCAGAAATCCTGCTTATTATAAAGCGATGGTAGGTGCTCTCTCCACTACCTACGGAGATAGAAATCCTGGAGAAACATTATCTTCTACTTCCTTCTTCCGAACTAATAAAAGATACGTTCGTAAAAAAGGGGACGGAACTTGGGTAAAAGTTTTTTCCATTGGTGGCATCTGGCCTCCAAGTTCGGACTTTGATAATCCTCTGATAGATTCAGGACAATATTGGACTGGAATGCATTCAGGTTGGGGAAGAATGGACAGCAATACCTGTTTGAATGGCTCTGAAAGTTGGACGGATACTAGCGGTTCATCTAGTGGAAACTTGGGCACTTCGAGCGTAGTTACCGGAGATGCTGCCTATATGACTCTTTCTAGTTGCGATGCTCCTTTGGCTCTGCCGTTTATTTGCGTTTATTCCCCGGATTAA
- a CDS encoding DUF1554 domain-containing protein: MKGSKSLRTAFILLCLTLWISKCNNAESTALDGSKPSLAGAITIDPSIFWNLFVTLPPYPIEPFLNEGETILSVDENDAADILFGVQNPPSDGSTIQFRFYRNDNLTFVTDYNPDQGGYQDYLTVDFGPNPQNSNFDYKGGFQINSLSDENCINNYYDLVAVDVASGISQTFKVKVNDSDKCIFVATNNGAGYLGNFAKKGIDNLTFAGPIEVADNICNSNIPDGINKDVGYKAMIAVSYSPSGNLRNPSTDWVFSSFRKYFSQSGKKLAYSFSSSTTIGFANADQWTNALGTTGKIWTGFSSIDWTTDTPTQTQCASLQPSGAPYSSWYSATATGTQGVLSAVNGNSIAEMTTTDPAQVIQTSCAQRRNIVCVGQ; this comes from the coding sequence ATGAAAGGATCTAAATCATTAAGGACGGCTTTCATTCTATTATGTCTTACTTTATGGATTTCCAAGTGTAATAATGCGGAATCCACAGCCCTAGATGGAAGTAAGCCTAGCTTAGCAGGCGCGATCACTATAGATCCCTCTATCTTCTGGAATTTATTCGTTACGCTTCCCCCTTATCCGATCGAACCTTTTTTGAACGAGGGAGAAACCATTCTTAGCGTAGATGAAAACGATGCGGCGGATATTTTGTTCGGAGTGCAAAATCCTCCTTCCGACGGAAGTACCATCCAATTCAGGTTTTATAGAAATGATAATCTTACCTTCGTAACTGATTATAATCCGGACCAAGGGGGGTATCAGGATTATCTTACCGTGGATTTCGGGCCGAACCCTCAAAACTCCAACTTCGATTATAAAGGTGGATTCCAAATCAATTCCCTATCCGACGAAAATTGTATCAATAATTACTATGATCTTGTTGCAGTAGATGTAGCGTCCGGAATTTCTCAGACATTTAAAGTTAAGGTAAATGATTCTGATAAATGTATCTTCGTCGCAACAAATAATGGAGCAGGATACCTTGGGAACTTTGCTAAAAAGGGGATCGATAATCTAACTTTCGCAGGCCCGATAGAGGTAGCGGACAATATATGTAATTCTAATATTCCTGACGGTATTAATAAGGATGTAGGTTACAAGGCGATGATCGCGGTAAGTTATAGTCCGAGTGGAAATCTCAGAAATCCATCCACCGATTGGGTATTCAGTTCGTTCCGTAAATATTTCAGCCAGAGCGGCAAGAAGTTAGCATATAGTTTCAGTTCTTCTACTACGATCGGCTTTGCAAATGCAGATCAGTGGACAAATGCTCTCGGAACAACAGGTAAAATTTGGACTGGTTTCAGTTCCATAGATTGGACAACTGATACTCCTACACAAACTCAGTGTGCATCGTTACAACCATCCGGAGCGCCTTATTCTTCTTGGTATTCTGCCACTGCAACCGGAACCCAAGGAGTTCTTTCTGCAGTAAACGGAAACTCTATTGCGGAAATGACAACTACGGATCCTGCTCAAGTGATCCAGACTTCGTGTGCTCAAAGACGTAATATCGTTTGCGTAGGACAATAG
- the gpmI gene encoding 2,3-bisphosphoglycerate-independent phosphoglycerate mutase, with protein MQLKKKTPFSPKKLLFVILDGVGYTPKGPEFGNAIAGANLPFLNKLWKESPTILLKAHGTAVGMPSDEDMGNSEVGHNVLGCGRIFDQGAKLVNNSIAEGLLFEGKAWKEIVENTKTKNSTLHLIGLFSDGNVHAHIDHTKSLIQAAIQEKVPKIRLHILLDGRDVPEKSALDYLTPFEEWLTTLRSKGADVKVASGGGRMTITMDRYEADWSMVERGWKIHVHGEGRAFPDAKTAIETFRKEDPAVIDQYLPSFVVEESGKPVGKILSGDSVVFTNFRGDRAIEISQAFTQKNFDKFDRGNFPEVCYAGMMQYDGDLQLPERFLVSPPAIDRTLGEYMAKSGINQYALSETQKYGHVTFFWNGNRSGKFDSKSEEYKEIPSDVIPFDQTPEMKAQAITAELERVLGENHSDFYRINFPNGDMVGHTGNYPATVKAMEFLDGCMGRLAEACKKNNVVLLVSADHGNADEMYQLDKKGNVQKDKEGKPVPKTSHTLNPVPFSVLDPENKIKLRTDLQEPGLANVAATILDIMGYETPEGYHPSLIAK; from the coding sequence ATGCAACTGAAGAAAAAGACTCCCTTCTCTCCCAAAAAGCTATTATTCGTAATTTTAGACGGCGTAGGTTATACTCCTAAAGGACCCGAATTCGGGAACGCGATTGCAGGCGCCAATCTTCCTTTCCTCAATAAACTTTGGAAAGAATCTCCCACCATACTTTTGAAAGCACATGGAACCGCTGTTGGAATGCCTTCTGATGAGGACATGGGCAACTCCGAAGTAGGTCATAATGTATTGGGCTGCGGGCGTATTTTCGATCAGGGTGCTAAGCTGGTCAATAACTCTATCGCCGAAGGACTGTTATTCGAAGGAAAAGCTTGGAAAGAAATTGTCGAAAATACCAAGACTAAAAATTCCACACTTCATTTGATCGGCTTGTTCTCAGACGGAAACGTTCACGCGCATATCGATCATACAAAGTCTTTGATACAAGCTGCGATCCAGGAGAAGGTTCCAAAGATCAGATTGCACATTCTTCTAGACGGAAGGGACGTGCCTGAAAAATCTGCATTAGATTATCTGACCCCTTTCGAAGAATGGCTAACCACTCTTAGGTCTAAAGGTGCTGACGTAAAGGTCGCATCCGGCGGTGGAAGAATGACCATCACCATGGACCGTTACGAAGCGGATTGGTCCATGGTAGAGAGAGGCTGGAAGATCCATGTTCATGGAGAAGGTAGAGCTTTCCCTGATGCAAAGACCGCAATCGAAACTTTTAGAAAAGAAGATCCTGCTGTGATCGATCAATATCTTCCAAGTTTTGTGGTAGAAGAATCTGGAAAGCCGGTCGGAAAAATTCTGAGCGGAGATTCTGTAGTATTTACAAATTTCAGAGGGGATAGAGCGATTGAGATCTCCCAAGCATTCACCCAGAAAAATTTTGATAAATTCGATAGAGGAAATTTCCCTGAAGTATGTTACGCAGGGATGATGCAGTACGACGGGGACCTACAATTACCTGAACGCTTTTTAGTAAGTCCTCCTGCGATTGATCGCACCTTGGGCGAATATATGGCCAAATCCGGGATCAACCAATACGCGTTATCCGAAACACAGAAATATGGACACGTGACTTTCTTCTGGAATGGAAATCGTTCCGGAAAATTTGACTCCAAAAGTGAAGAATATAAGGAAATTCCTTCCGATGTAATTCCATTCGATCAAACACCTGAAATGAAAGCACAAGCGATTACTGCAGAACTCGAAAGAGTTTTAGGAGAAAATCATTCTGACTTCTATAGGATTAATTTCCCGAACGGAGACATGGTAGGTCATACTGGAAATTATCCGGCAACAGTTAAGGCTATGGAATTCTTGGACGGATGTATGGGTCGTCTTGCAGAAGCATGCAAAAAAAATAATGTAGTTCTATTGGTAAGTGCGGACCACGGGAACGCTGATGAGATGTACCAATTGGACAAAAAGGGAAATGTGCAGAAGGACAAGGAAGGCAAACCTGTTCCTAAAACTTCTCATACCTTAAATCCTGTTCCTTTTAGCGTTTTGGACCCTGAGAACAAGATCAAATTAAGAACAGACTTGCAAGAACCTGGACTGGCTAACGTTGCTGCCACGATCTTAGATATAATGGGATACGAAACCCCCGAAGGATATCATCCTAGTTTAATAGCAAAATAA
- a CDS encoding DUF1566 domain-containing protein yields the protein MRARFLIFLVGFGMLCKPIEVHNPAIPFSDAWWETTFVRCILGELDVCLPGPAVSGSLSAKFVSNNPGAVTSSDLTWRSDTAGPYDVRIDADSCTSGTSLITGTAIANTDNITTINASLLPLGASHVRVCVTDPEEDITGSGIFKIVRDDSYPTVSTNPAGGAYTSSQNVSILCSDTGGAGCDKVAYVTDTSTPDIDGATGTVNTGTQYSTAINVPANSTTSFKYLARDKAGNVSAVSTSDVTVDTVTPTISASNPSDGTTGVALSPGSLSLSFAEPMNTGLTMTMTTEIYNGTSWVTIPNSNTIFDWQDSQTLVITVSWVYFPEESQIRWTIPSSSLQDEAGNSVSHQSTFTTTTGATVTGGQVYSGPTTHGTYTLDVTTTDTSTGLVWKTCWEGRSGPGCASGSATNISWGSALDGCAYLNTIHGPGIGYADRENWRLPRAEELYSLVEGGADPYINTTAFPNPVSPATWTASKGITGSPMDQFARTVVFMYGSLNQFDKSLGYALHCVSD from the coding sequence ATGCGGGCTCGCTTTTTAATATTTTTAGTTGGATTCGGAATGTTATGCAAACCTATAGAAGTGCATAACCCAGCCATCCCTTTTTCGGATGCTTGGTGGGAGACAACCTTTGTTCGTTGTATCTTGGGAGAATTAGATGTATGTCTTCCAGGCCCAGCTGTCAGCGGCAGCCTTAGCGCAAAATTCGTAAGTAATAATCCTGGAGCAGTTACCTCTTCTGATCTCACATGGAGATCGGATACTGCCGGACCTTATGATGTTCGCATAGATGCAGACTCTTGCACAAGTGGTACAAGTTTGATCACAGGAACTGCTATAGCAAACACAGATAATATCACCACGATCAATGCGAGCCTTCTTCCTTTGGGAGCAAGTCATGTTCGAGTTTGCGTGACCGACCCGGAAGAAGATATAACTGGGTCCGGGATTTTCAAGATCGTTCGGGATGATAGTTATCCCACTGTGAGCACGAATCCAGCAGGTGGTGCTTATACTTCTTCTCAAAATGTTTCTATTCTTTGTTCGGATACTGGAGGAGCGGGTTGCGACAAAGTAGCATATGTTACCGATACTTCTACTCCCGATATAGACGGAGCGACTGGGACAGTAAATACAGGAACGCAATATTCTACTGCTATCAATGTACCAGCAAATAGTACTACATCTTTCAAATATCTGGCAAGAGATAAGGCGGGGAATGTATCCGCTGTTTCCACTTCTGACGTAACTGTGGATACTGTTACTCCAACGATTTCTGCATCTAATCCGAGTGACGGTACCACTGGAGTCGCTCTTTCTCCTGGATCACTTAGTCTGAGTTTTGCGGAACCCATGAACACCGGTCTCACTATGACCATGACCACAGAGATTTATAATGGAACCTCATGGGTTACAATTCCGAACAGCAATACAATATTCGATTGGCAGGACTCTCAAACCTTAGTCATTACCGTAAGCTGGGTTTATTTTCCGGAAGAATCCCAAATCCGTTGGACCATTCCTTCCAGCTCTTTACAAGACGAAGCGGGAAACTCAGTGAGTCATCAATCTACTTTTACTACCACGACCGGAGCCACTGTTACCGGAGGTCAGGTCTATTCCGGTCCGACTACACATGGAACTTATACTTTGGATGTTACCACTACCGATACTTCCACTGGACTTGTTTGGAAAACTTGTTGGGAAGGAAGAAGTGGACCGGGTTGTGCATCAGGTTCTGCTACAAATATTTCTTGGGGATCTGCGTTAGATGGATGTGCCTACCTGAACACCATACATGGACCAGGAATAGGTTATGCAGACCGGGAAAACTGGAGACTTCCTAGAGCGGAGGAACTATATTCTTTGGTAGAAGGAGGTGCAGATCCGTATATAAACACCACTGCATTTCCCAACCCAGTTTCTCCTGCAACTTGGACCGCATCTAAAGGAATTACAGGTTCTCCAATGGATCAGTTTGCGAGAACAGTAGTATTCATGTATGGAAGCCTAAACCAATTCGATAAAAGCCTAGGTTACGCGTTACACTGCGTAAGCGATTGA
- a CDS encoding DUF1554 domain-containing protein, which translates to MRYAHSLPFLFLVLSFTSTHCNKADSIDFDSSKSPITGAIMIDPTLLVGVGTPAVPLQLVDSPGAAAPNTVPERSTSSNTVVLELVTPLSPDTGETITFIFSTNNPSAIEIRSIAGSNDNTYTFNPSLQAYQAVISLYLDDPDCVEQKYSIIAIDSVSNVPQSISFDTKDLDKCAFVATNDGKDWQGNFAVDSKLDDDARGFADAACNSSSNKPGNFPSSMTYKALLSVTGPNNGSKTRGIQYNDWPFAANTNYYFGTQNKRMFTTDSGRIYNFNPELSQALGSGLIWTGLLNTWSDATSKILSECAGTNQAGGLVSWSTNSVSISGIVGNLGATDSNLISKQTALGLPDYNVCNKFRYFLCVGQ; encoded by the coding sequence ATGCGTTACGCTCATTCTCTGCCCTTTCTTTTTCTGGTCTTATCATTCACCTCGACTCATTGTAATAAGGCGGATAGTATCGACTTCGATAGTAGTAAGAGTCCGATTACCGGAGCAATCATGATCGATCCTACATTGTTAGTCGGTGTAGGAACTCCTGCTGTCCCATTACAACTAGTTGATTCTCCGGGAGCTGCTGCTCCGAATACAGTACCGGAACGTTCGACTTCTTCCAATACAGTAGTATTAGAATTAGTCACTCCTTTAAGTCCAGATACAGGAGAAACAATCACATTCATCTTTAGCACAAATAATCCTAGTGCCATTGAGATCAGAAGTATTGCAGGAAGTAACGATAATACTTATACTTTTAATCCTTCTCTACAAGCTTATCAGGCAGTGATCTCTCTTTATTTGGATGATCCGGATTGTGTGGAGCAAAAGTATTCCATCATAGCAATTGATTCGGTTAGTAACGTTCCGCAATCGATCTCATTTGATACTAAGGATTTGGATAAGTGTGCATTCGTGGCAACTAACGATGGAAAAGACTGGCAAGGGAATTTCGCTGTGGACAGTAAGTTAGATGATGATGCCAGAGGTTTTGCAGATGCTGCTTGTAATTCTTCTTCCAATAAACCCGGAAATTTTCCGAGTTCTATGACTTATAAAGCTCTATTGAGTGTGACCGGTCCGAATAACGGCTCTAAAACTAGAGGCATTCAGTATAACGATTGGCCTTTTGCTGCTAATACGAATTATTATTTCGGAACTCAGAACAAGAGGATGTTCACAACCGATTCGGGTAGGATTTATAACTTTAATCCGGAACTTTCTCAGGCACTTGGTAGTGGCCTGATTTGGACAGGCTTATTGAATACATGGTCGGATGCCACTTCGAAGATCCTAAGCGAATGTGCAGGAACAAACCAAGCAGGTGGCCTGGTTTCCTGGTCTACCAATTCGGTATCTATTTCGGGTATCGTGGGGAACTTGGGAGCTACGGATTCCAATCTGATCTCGAAACAGACAGCTCTTGGATTGCCTGATTACAACGTATGTAATAAGTTTAGATATTTCCTTTGTGTAGGGCAATAA